The following proteins come from a genomic window of Streptomyces sp. NBC_00539:
- a CDS encoding DUF6716 putative glycosyltransferase, giving the protein MPATSNRGDLRIAVLADSDTRWKWGALTARRLAPDHRPAGFLLRGRATPTARQLGEVGIGTGPAGPAEVTCAEFLAEIGRARGAERYDVIVLALVGGAVQAVLHGVRALWPEPATRPVLVTGYVGVVYEKLTDGLLLRHGADLVLANSPYDAARFRAVYEGAGAVSDSVTETALPFLEGAPHEPGAAARTVVFAVQPSVPESRADRTYLLARAAAHARLHPGREVLVKLRSRPGEHTTHLEEHPYQRLAERLPGGLPRNCRLVYGNMGAVLDGADLLVTVSSTAALEAMHRGVPTAVLTDLGIREALGNHHFLGSGCLASWDRLDEGFLPVADPAWLAQQGVSPAGEPFAAARTRLAQLLAREQLPPVAPYYTRATAPGYLPGILARHHLAPDGTPLPGAVRRGSGESRAGRWLRGRLREAARGAYRHGVQRVAPVIRRLGEL; this is encoded by the coding sequence GTGCCAGCCACCAGTAATCGTGGCGATCTCCGCATCGCCGTACTCGCCGATTCCGATACGCGATGGAAATGGGGCGCGCTCACCGCCCGGCGCCTCGCGCCCGACCACCGGCCCGCCGGATTCCTGCTGCGCGGCCGGGCCACCCCGACCGCACGCCAGCTCGGTGAGGTCGGCATCGGGACGGGCCCGGCCGGCCCGGCCGAGGTGACCTGCGCGGAGTTCCTCGCCGAGATCGGGCGGGCGCGCGGCGCCGAGCGCTACGACGTGATCGTCCTGGCCCTCGTCGGCGGCGCCGTCCAGGCCGTCCTGCACGGGGTGCGCGCCCTGTGGCCCGAGCCGGCCACCCGCCCCGTCCTCGTCACCGGTTACGTCGGCGTGGTCTACGAGAAGCTCACCGACGGGCTGCTGCTGCGGCACGGAGCCGACCTGGTCCTCGCGAACTCCCCCTACGACGCCGCCCGTTTCCGCGCCGTGTACGAGGGGGCCGGGGCCGTGTCGGACTCCGTCACCGAGACCGCGCTGCCCTTCCTCGAAGGGGCCCCGCACGAACCGGGCGCCGCCGCACGCACCGTCGTCTTCGCCGTGCAGCCCTCCGTGCCCGAGAGCCGCGCCGACCGTACGTACCTGCTCGCGCGGGCCGCCGCCCATGCCCGGCTCCACCCCGGCCGGGAGGTACTGGTCAAGCTGCGCAGCCGGCCCGGGGAGCACACCACGCACCTGGAGGAGCACCCGTACCAGCGGCTGGCGGAGCGGCTGCCCGGCGGGCTGCCACGTAACTGCCGTCTGGTGTACGGGAACATGGGCGCCGTACTGGACGGCGCCGACCTGCTGGTCACGGTCTCGTCCACCGCCGCCCTGGAAGCCATGCACCGGGGCGTCCCGACCGCCGTGCTGACCGACCTCGGCATCCGCGAGGCGCTCGGCAACCACCACTTCCTCGGCTCCGGTTGCCTCGCCTCCTGGGACCGGCTGGACGAGGGGTTCCTGCCGGTTGCCGACCCGGCCTGGCTCGCGCAGCAGGGCGTGTCCCCTGCCGGGGAGCCCTTCGCCGCCGCCCGGACCCGGCTCGCGCAGCTGCTCGCCCGGGAGCAACTCCCGCCCGTCGCCCCGTACTACACACGGGCCACCGCGCCCGGTTACCTGCCCGGGATCCTGGCCCGCCACCACCTCGCCCCCGACGGCACCCCGCTGCCCGGCGCCGTCCGGCGCGGCTCCGGGGAGTCCCGGGCCGGCCGCTGGCTCCGGGGCCGGCTGCGCGAGGCCGCACGGGGGGCGTACCGGCACGGGGTCCAGCGGGTGGCCCCGGTGATCCGCCGCCTGGGGGAGCTGTGA
- a CDS encoding polysialyltransferase family glycosyltransferase, with protein MSVTQVFLASTPYGTATLAAALDAKRFPPAGRRILLTSNHSPAPEVTPGLTAVPGFAALRSRFDEVIDWNAVIAPQHPGVWAPREEDVPMWERQLRALWGLGEDRVELVVESLQVPPAQSLCRLFPGAAVDVYADGLMSYGPTRFRLDPQIGTRVRRVLHLDLVPGLEPLLLTEFGVPGELVPTAHFLEVVAELASCAQPVPAVGGGPALLLGQYLSALELMSAAEEEELHAQMVRGAFARGHRELVFKPHPSAPARYSLRAEVEARRLGARLTVIGEPVLAETLYERLRPALVVGCFSTALLTAATLYGIPVARTGTEAVLARLEPYQNSNRIPLTLVDALLPELSGAASPAVADVAALVAAVGFTMQPRVLAARRGEAQTYLSGSLTPRTRRYFTRRRLTVLGLPGGVPARLAFLPRNPRLRRAARRVLRRLR; from the coding sequence GTGAGCGTCACCCAGGTCTTCCTCGCCTCCACCCCGTACGGGACGGCCACCCTCGCGGCGGCCCTCGACGCGAAACGCTTTCCGCCGGCCGGCCGCCGCATCCTGCTGACCAGCAACCACTCCCCCGCCCCCGAGGTCACCCCGGGGCTCACCGCCGTGCCGGGCTTCGCCGCGCTGCGCTCCCGTTTCGACGAGGTGATCGACTGGAACGCCGTCATCGCGCCGCAGCACCCGGGCGTCTGGGCGCCGCGCGAGGAGGACGTGCCGATGTGGGAGCGGCAGTTGCGCGCGCTGTGGGGGCTCGGGGAGGACCGGGTCGAGCTCGTCGTGGAGTCGCTGCAGGTCCCTCCCGCGCAGAGCCTGTGCCGACTGTTCCCCGGCGCCGCAGTCGACGTCTACGCCGACGGGCTGATGAGCTACGGTCCCACCCGCTTCCGGCTCGACCCGCAGATCGGGACGCGGGTGCGGCGGGTGCTGCACCTGGACCTGGTGCCCGGGCTGGAGCCGCTGCTGCTGACGGAGTTCGGGGTCCCCGGGGAACTGGTGCCCACCGCCCACTTCTTGGAGGTGGTGGCCGAACTCGCGTCCTGCGCGCAGCCGGTGCCGGCCGTCGGCGGTGGCCCGGCACTGCTGCTCGGGCAGTACCTGTCGGCGCTGGAGCTGATGTCGGCGGCCGAGGAGGAGGAACTGCACGCGCAGATGGTGCGCGGCGCGTTCGCGCGGGGCCACCGGGAGCTGGTCTTCAAACCGCACCCGAGCGCCCCGGCGCGGTACTCGCTGCGGGCCGAGGTGGAGGCACGGCGGCTGGGGGCGCGGCTGACGGTGATCGGGGAGCCGGTACTGGCGGAGACGCTGTACGAGCGGCTGCGGCCGGCGCTGGTGGTGGGGTGCTTCTCGACGGCGCTGCTCACCGCGGCGACGCTGTACGGGATCCCGGTCGCGCGGACGGGGACGGAGGCCGTGCTGGCCCGCCTGGAGCCCTACCAGAACAGCAACCGGATCCCGCTGACGCTGGTGGACGCGCTGCTGCCGGAGCTGTCCGGGGCCGCGTCCCCCGCCGTGGCGGACGTGGCCGCCCTGGTCGCGGCGGTCGGTTTCACGATGCAGCCGCGCGTCCTCGCGGCGCGGCGCGGGGAGGCACAGACGTACCTCTCGGGGTCGCTGACCCCGCGGACCCGGCGGTACTTCACGCGCCGCCGTCTGACGGTGCTGGGGCTGCCGGGCGGTGTCCCGGCGCGGCTGGCCTTCCTGCCGCGCAACCCGCGGCTGCGCCGGGCGGCCCGCCGCGTGCTGCGCCGTCTGCGCTGA
- a CDS encoding glycosyltransferase family 2 protein: MPKLSVVVPFYNVQTYAPDALRSLELNAREDFEFLLVDDCSTDGTAALLERAADRLPGAVLLAREGNGGLATARNTGLDAARGEYLAFLDGDDWLAPGHLARTLAAVEALGCDFVRTDHVQVTGRARSVQRVPFGPQAVVAGPRSAILPASRATAVDYPYAWAGMYHRRLLDRGLLHFTDGLRTAEDRPWIWRLHRGAKSFAAIGEAGIFYRRGISTSLTQIGDERQLDFIRAFDQVLSDTATDPESALLLPKAVRTYCAIIAHQIGSIERFEPAVARKLRSLSAAALTRMPGALLDQALDSMDADRSALLRRLRRRATPAGAAA; encoded by the coding sequence GTGCCCAAGCTCTCTGTCGTCGTGCCGTTCTACAACGTGCAGACATATGCGCCGGACGCCCTGCGGAGTCTCGAACTGAACGCCCGGGAGGATTTCGAGTTCCTCCTCGTGGACGACTGTTCGACGGACGGGACGGCCGCCCTGCTGGAGCGGGCGGCGGACCGGCTGCCCGGCGCCGTACTCCTCGCGCGGGAGGGGAACGGCGGTCTCGCCACGGCGCGCAACACCGGTCTGGACGCGGCGCGCGGGGAGTACCTCGCCTTCCTGGACGGCGACGACTGGCTCGCGCCGGGCCATCTGGCCCGCACCCTGGCCGCGGTCGAGGCGCTCGGCTGCGATTTCGTGCGGACCGACCACGTGCAGGTGACCGGCCGGGCGCGGAGCGTGCAGCGGGTGCCGTTCGGGCCGCAGGCAGTCGTGGCCGGCCCCCGCTCCGCGATCCTGCCCGCCTCGCGGGCGACGGCGGTCGACTATCCGTACGCCTGGGCGGGGATGTACCACCGGCGGCTGCTGGACCGGGGACTGCTGCATTTCACGGACGGGCTGCGGACGGCGGAGGACCGGCCGTGGATCTGGCGGCTGCACCGTGGGGCGAAATCCTTCGCCGCGATCGGGGAAGCCGGAATCTTCTACCGGCGCGGCATTTCCACCTCGCTGACCCAGATCGGGGACGAGCGTCAGCTCGATTTCATTCGCGCATTCGATCAAGTCCTGTCGGATACCGCCACGGACCCGGAATCTGCACTGCTCCTGCCGAAAGCCGTTCGAACGTATTGCGCGATCATCGCCCATCAGATCGGATCCATCGAGAGGTTCGAACCGGCCGTGGCCCGAAAACTCCGCTCACTGAGCGCCGCCGCGCTGACGCGCATGCCCGGCGCGCTGCTGGACCAGGCGCTGGACTCGATGGACGCCGACCGCTCCGCCCTGCTGCGCCGGCTGCGCCGCCGCGCCACCCCTGCGGGGGCCGCCGCGTGA
- the leuE gene encoding leucine efflux protein LeuE, giving the protein MLGVTDLPTYLAGLVLIVLLPGPNSLYVLSVAARKGVREGYKAACGVFTGDTVLMVLTAAGAGALLKASPVVFTLVKFLGAGYLAWLALGMMRAAWGMWRDRAARQEEALAEPEVPGERPYRRALVVSLFNPKAILFLLSFFVQFVDPGYAYPALSFLLLGALSQLASFLYLSTLIFTGTRLSAAFRRRKRLSAGATSAAGVLFLGFAAKLATG; this is encoded by the coding sequence ATGCTGGGTGTCACCGATCTGCCGACCTATCTCGCCGGCCTCGTCCTCATCGTCCTCCTGCCGGGGCCGAACTCCCTCTACGTGCTGTCGGTCGCCGCGCGCAAGGGGGTCCGCGAGGGGTACAAGGCCGCCTGCGGGGTGTTCACCGGTGACACCGTCCTCATGGTCCTCACCGCCGCCGGGGCCGGGGCGCTGCTCAAGGCCAGCCCGGTGGTGTTCACCCTGGTCAAGTTCCTCGGGGCCGGATACCTGGCGTGGCTCGCGCTCGGCATGATGCGGGCCGCGTGGGGCATGTGGCGCGACCGGGCGGCCCGGCAGGAGGAGGCCCTGGCCGAGCCGGAGGTGCCGGGCGAGCGCCCGTACCGGCGGGCGCTGGTGGTGAGCCTGTTCAACCCGAAGGCGATCTTGTTCCTGCTCTCGTTCTTCGTGCAGTTCGTGGACCCGGGGTACGCCTACCCCGCGCTGTCGTTCCTGCTGCTGGGGGCGCTGTCGCAGCTGGCGAGCTTCCTGTACCTGTCGACGCTGATATTCACCGGGACCCGGCTGTCGGCGGCCTTCCGCCGCCGCAAGCGGCTCTCGGCCGGGGCCACCTCGGCGGCGGGCGTCCTCTTCCTGGGCTTCGCCGCCAAGCTCGCCACCGGCTGA
- a CDS encoding 2-oxo-4-hydroxy-4-carboxy-5-ureidoimidazoline decarboxylase, whose protein sequence is MGAPPGGSPGEKSRGSSGVPVPTSDHGSGLARFNSLPHDTAQTALLHCCGSGRWAHRLATHRPYPDRAALLAAADEASYDLSQSDLTGALARECSAELGHGAPYAALLALDAARAEYERTFGHAFVICLDGHPPEERADVLLAAIRRRMAHETDEERAISADELRRLAQARLVRLLDRLPALMTGPVPPDGPPAADFGLFAPVG, encoded by the coding sequence TTGGGGGCCCCTCCCGGAGGGAGCCCGGGGGAGAAGTCTCGGGGAAGCTCCGGCGTTCCGGTACCCACAAGCGACCACGGCTCGGGGCTCGCCCGGTTCAACTCCCTGCCGCACGACACGGCCCAGACGGCCCTGCTGCACTGCTGCGGCAGCGGGCGCTGGGCCCACCGGCTGGCCACCCACCGCCCCTACCCCGACCGCGCCGCGCTGCTGGCGGCGGCGGACGAGGCCTCGTACGACCTCTCGCAGAGCGACCTGACGGGCGCGCTGGCCCGCGAGTGCTCGGCGGAACTGGGGCACGGCGCGCCGTACGCCGCGCTCCTCGCGCTGGACGCGGCGCGGGCGGAGTACGAACGGACCTTCGGCCACGCCTTCGTGATCTGCCTGGACGGGCATCCGCCGGAGGAGCGGGCGGACGTGCTGCTGGCCGCGATCCGGCGGCGGATGGCCCACGAGACGGACGAGGAGCGGGCGATCTCGGCGGACGAGCTGCGGCGCCTCGCGCAGGCCCGGCTCGTGCGGCTGCTGGACCGGCTGCCGGCCCTCATGACCGGGCCGGTCCCGCCCGACGGTCCGCCGGCGGCTGATTTCGGGCTATTTGCCCCTGTGGGATAG
- a CDS encoding succinate dehydrogenase hydrophobic membrane anchor subunit → MSSDTSSAQAIGAVEGVSLYDVENPAPYIEAPRKRTGKTPRSTRGNFEMAAWLFMRLSGIVLVVLVIGHLLIQLVLDGGVTKIGFAFVAGRWASPFWQVWDLLMLWLAMLHGSNGLRTVINDYAERPGTRLWLKGLLYTATVFTILLGTLVIFTFDPNIR, encoded by the coding sequence ATGTCTTCTGACACTTCTTCCGCCCAGGCCATCGGCGCCGTAGAGGGCGTCTCCCTCTACGACGTCGAGAACCCGGCGCCGTACATCGAGGCCCCGCGCAAGCGCACCGGCAAGACGCCGCGCTCGACCCGCGGCAACTTCGAGATGGCCGCGTGGCTCTTCATGCGCCTGTCGGGCATCGTCCTGGTGGTGCTGGTCATCGGCCACCTGCTCATCCAGCTGGTGCTGGACGGCGGCGTCACCAAGATCGGTTTCGCCTTCGTGGCGGGCCGCTGGGCGTCCCCGTTCTGGCAGGTCTGGGACCTGCTGATGCTGTGGCTGGCCATGCTGCACGGCTCCAACGGTCTGCGTACGGTCATCAACGACTACGCGGAACGCCCGGGCACGCGGCTGTGGCTGAAGGGCCTGCTCTACACCGCCACGGTGTTCACCATCCTTCTGGGCACGCTGGTGATCTTCACCTTCGACCCGAACATCCGCTAG
- a CDS encoding RNA polymerase sigma factor, which translates to MLGDDAELTAAVLAAQDGDENAFRTVYRAVHPRLLGYVRTLVGDGDAEDVTSEAWLQIARDLDSFTGDADRFRGWAARIARNRALDHIRMRGRRPAIGGDDSELTGHAADSDTAVAAMESLSTSSTMALIAQLPQDQAEAVVLRVVVGLDAKSAAETLGKRPGAVRTAAHRGLKKLAELLGTELAAAADGNGGAGRDAVDTGAALPFGHNAGSPPRSGAGVRDLDAVPAQRGRGAGLVEQTGVTHSRWRTQKDM; encoded by the coding sequence TTGCTGGGGGACGACGCGGAGCTGACCGCCGCGGTGCTCGCGGCACAAGACGGCGACGAGAACGCGTTCCGTACTGTGTACCGCGCCGTGCACCCGCGCCTGCTCGGATACGTACGCACGCTCGTCGGCGACGGCGACGCGGAGGACGTCACGTCCGAGGCCTGGCTGCAGATCGCCCGCGACCTCGACTCCTTCACCGGCGACGCCGACCGGTTCCGGGGCTGGGCCGCCCGGATCGCCCGCAACCGGGCCCTCGACCACATCCGCATGCGCGGCCGCCGCCCCGCCATCGGCGGGGACGACAGCGAACTCACCGGCCATGCCGCCGACAGCGACACCGCGGTCGCGGCGATGGAGTCGCTCTCGACCAGCTCGACCATGGCGCTGATAGCGCAGCTGCCGCAGGACCAGGCCGAGGCCGTCGTCCTGCGCGTCGTCGTAGGCCTGGACGCGAAGAGCGCCGCCGAGACGCTCGGCAAGCGGCCCGGCGCCGTACGCACCGCAGCCCATCGGGGACTCAAGAAGCTGGCGGAACTGCTGGGCACGGAGCTCGCGGCCGCCGCGGACGGGAACGGCGGCGCCGGCCGGGACGCGGTGGACACCGGAGCGGCCCTCCCTTTCGGTCATAATGCCGGGAGCCCGCCACGGAGCGGCGCGGGCGTGCGCGATCTCGACGCCGTACCGGCGCAGCGCGGCCGGGGCGCGGGCCTCGTGGAACAAACCGGTGTGACGCATTCACGTTGGCGGACGCAGAAGGACATGTGA
- the sdhC gene encoding succinate dehydrogenase, cytochrome b556 subunit, with protein MPAGTLYRGREGMWSWVAHRVTGVLIFFFLFVHVLDTALVRVSPEAYDDVVATYKTPIVALLEYGLVAAILFHALNGLRVIAVDFWSKGPRYQKTMFWWVGGIWIVLMAGAVYPVLHHAYLELFGK; from the coding sequence GTGCCGGCTGGAACGTTGTACCGCGGCCGGGAAGGAATGTGGTCCTGGGTGGCTCATCGAGTCACCGGCGTCCTCATCTTCTTCTTCCTGTTCGTACACGTCCTCGACACCGCTCTCGTCCGCGTCTCCCCCGAGGCGTACGACGATGTCGTGGCTACCTATAAGACTCCGATCGTCGCGCTGCTGGAGTACGGCCTAGTGGCCGCCATCCTCTTCCACGCGCTCAACGGTCTGCGTGTGATCGCCGTGGACTTCTGGTCCAAGGGCCCCCGTTACCAGAAGACGATGTTCTGGTGGGTCGGGGGCATCTGGATCGTGCTGATGGCCGGAGCTGTTTACCCGGTCCTGCACCACGCCTACCTCGAACTGTTCGGGAAGTGA
- a CDS encoding L,D-transpeptidase family protein encodes MNRQRAIVRTLGIATAVALAATACGPQKSGAAGSPSSAASAPTAVASPSESATDDGKAASPSASASSSTSASPSASAPQSPGVKPIMANGDESDQIRELQARLRQLKLMSVAPTGFYGSKTTAAVRTFQSGHGLEATGSVDAATWKKIEGASKKPTEDELRPPTTNEVDAPDPRCMHGRVMCISKESRTLAWMIDGKIVSTMDVRFGSENTPTREGEFKVEWKAKDWVSTIYHTPMPYSMFFSEGQAVHYSSDFAARGYAGASHGCVNVRDKGKLSSLFDQVQVGDKVVVYW; translated from the coding sequence ATGAACCGCCAGAGAGCCATAGTCCGCACGCTGGGAATCGCCACCGCCGTCGCGCTCGCCGCGACCGCTTGCGGGCCGCAGAAGTCGGGGGCCGCCGGTTCCCCGTCCTCGGCCGCATCCGCGCCCACGGCGGTCGCTTCACCCTCGGAGTCCGCCACCGACGACGGCAAGGCCGCCTCTCCGTCGGCGTCGGCCTCCTCTTCGACGTCCGCTTCCCCTTCCGCGTCGGCTCCGCAGTCGCCCGGCGTCAAGCCGATCATGGCCAACGGTGACGAGAGCGACCAGATCCGCGAACTCCAGGCACGGCTGCGCCAGCTCAAGCTGATGTCGGTGGCGCCGACCGGCTTCTACGGTTCGAAGACGACCGCGGCCGTCCGTACCTTCCAGTCCGGGCACGGCCTGGAGGCGACGGGCTCGGTGGACGCGGCGACCTGGAAGAAGATCGAGGGCGCCAGCAAGAAGCCGACCGAGGACGAACTCCGTCCGCCGACCACCAACGAGGTGGACGCCCCGGACCCGCGCTGCATGCACGGCCGGGTCATGTGCATCAGCAAGGAGAGCCGCACCCTCGCCTGGATGATCGACGGCAAGATCGTCTCCACGATGGACGTGCGCTTCGGGTCGGAGAACACGCCGACGCGCGAGGGCGAGTTCAAGGTGGAGTGGAAGGCCAAGGACTGGGTGTCGACGATCTACCACACGCCGATGCCCTACTCGATGTTCTTCAGCGAGGGCCAGGCGGTGCACTACTCGTCGGACTTCGCCGCCCGCGGTTACGCCGGGGCCTCGCACGGCTGTGTGAACGTTCGGGACAAGGGGAAGCTGTCGTCCCTGTTCGACCAGGTCCAGGTCGGCGACAAGGTCGTCGTCTACTGGTGA
- a CDS encoding acyl-CoA mutase large subunit family protein, whose protein sequence is MVRPPARTESGIPIEPVYGPEALADWDPATSLGAPGDYPYTRGVYPTMYTGRPWTMRQYAGFGTAAESNARYRALIEGGGTGLSVAFDLPTQMGHDSDAPLAHGEVGKVGVAVDSVEDMRLLFHGIPLDRVSTSMTINAPAALLLLMYQLVAEEEGIAADRLTGTIQNDVLKEYVARGTYIFPPGPSLRLTADVFRYCRAEIPKWNTISISGYHMAEAGASPAQEIAFTLADAIAYVRTALAAGMPVDDFAPRLSFFFVARTTLLEEVAKFRAARRIWARVMREEFGARDPKSLMLRFHTQTAGVQLTAQQPELNLVRVAVQALAAVLGGTQSLHTNAFDEAIALPTEKSARLALRTQQVLAHETDVPHTADPFAGSYAVERMTDELEEAVLALMRRVEDLGGAVAAIEAGFQKGEIERNAYRLAREQEAGERVVVGVNRFALAEEERYEPLRVDPAIEARQCEALARLRAGRDGAAVSAALDGLRAAAADASVNVLYPMKEALRARATVGEVCGALREVWGTYVPADAF, encoded by the coding sequence ATGGTTCGTCCCCCAGCACGTACCGAAAGCGGAATCCCCATCGAGCCGGTCTACGGCCCCGAGGCCCTGGCGGACTGGGATCCGGCCACGAGCCTCGGCGCACCGGGGGACTACCCCTACACCCGCGGGGTCTATCCCACGATGTACACCGGACGGCCCTGGACGATGCGCCAGTACGCGGGCTTCGGCACCGCCGCCGAGTCCAACGCCCGCTACCGGGCCCTGATCGAGGGCGGCGGCACCGGCCTGTCGGTGGCCTTCGACCTGCCGACCCAGATGGGACACGACTCCGACGCACCGCTCGCCCACGGCGAGGTCGGCAAGGTCGGCGTCGCCGTCGACTCCGTCGAGGACATGCGGCTGCTCTTCCACGGGATCCCCTTGGACCGGGTCTCGACCTCCATGACCATCAACGCCCCGGCGGCGCTGCTGCTGCTGATGTACCAGCTCGTGGCCGAAGAGGAGGGCATCGCGGCCGACCGGCTCACCGGGACGATCCAGAACGACGTACTCAAGGAGTACGTCGCGCGCGGGACGTACATCTTCCCGCCCGGTCCGTCCCTGCGGCTGACGGCGGACGTCTTCCGCTACTGCCGGGCCGAGATCCCGAAGTGGAACACCATCTCCATCTCGGGCTACCACATGGCGGAGGCAGGGGCCTCGCCCGCGCAGGAGATCGCCTTCACCCTGGCCGACGCGATCGCGTACGTCCGTACCGCACTGGCCGCGGGCATGCCGGTCGACGACTTCGCCCCCCGGCTGTCCTTCTTCTTCGTCGCCCGGACCACCCTGCTGGAGGAGGTCGCCAAGTTCCGTGCCGCCCGGCGGATCTGGGCGCGGGTGATGCGCGAGGAGTTCGGGGCCCGGGACCCGAAGTCGCTGATGCTGCGCTTCCACACCCAGACCGCCGGGGTCCAGCTGACCGCGCAGCAGCCCGAACTGAACCTCGTACGGGTGGCCGTCCAGGCGCTGGCCGCGGTACTGGGCGGCACCCAGTCCCTGCACACCAACGCCTTCGACGAGGCGATCGCGCTGCCCACGGAGAAGTCGGCGCGGCTCGCGCTGCGCACCCAGCAGGTGCTCGCCCACGAGACGGACGTACCGCACACGGCGGACCCCTTCGCGGGGTCGTACGCGGTGGAGCGGATGACGGACGAACTGGAGGAGGCCGTACTCGCGCTCATGCGGCGCGTGGAGGACCTGGGCGGAGCGGTGGCCGCGATCGAGGCCGGGTTCCAGAAGGGCGAGATCGAACGGAACGCGTACCGCCTCGCGCGGGAGCAGGAGGCGGGCGAACGGGTCGTGGTCGGCGTCAACCGGTTCGCGCTCGCCGAGGAGGAGCGGTACGAGCCGCTGCGGGTGGACCCGGCCATCGAGGCGCGCCAGTGCGAGGCGCTGGCGCGGCTGCGCGCGGGACGCGACGGGGCGGCGGTGTCGGCGGCGCTGGACGGGCTCCGGGCGGCGGCCGCCGACGCCTCGGTGAACGTCCTCTACCCGATGAAGGAGGCGCTGCGGGCCCGGGCCACCGTGGGGGAGGTGTGCGGGGCGCTGCGGGAGGTGTGGGGCACGTACGTCCCCGCGGACGCCTTCTGA